Proteins co-encoded in one Flavobacterium fluviale genomic window:
- a CDS encoding OsmC family protein — protein sequence MKVTLNRVNDAFHFKVKNERGHIVDVDSRAEFGGSDLGASPMELVLMGVAGCSAIDMISILKKQRQEITSFNAEVEGTRVQIEEAKPFKEIDVVFYLEGEISPEKAKKAAQLSFEKYCSVAKTVEPTATIKYKVVLNNEAL from the coding sequence ATGAAAGTAACTTTAAACAGAGTAAATGACGCATTTCATTTTAAAGTAAAAAATGAACGCGGACACATAGTTGACGTTGATAGCAGAGCCGAATTTGGCGGAAGCGATTTAGGAGCAAGTCCAATGGAATTGGTGTTAATGGGCGTTGCAGGATGCAGCGCTATTGATATGATCTCAATCTTAAAAAAACAGCGTCAGGAAATTACTTCTTTCAATGCTGAGGTTGAAGGAACAAGAGTTCAAATCGAAGAAGCAAAACCTTTTAAAGAAATCGATGTGGTTTTTTATTTAGAAGGAGAAATCAGCCCAGAAAAAGCCAAAAAAGCAGCACAGCTTTCTTTCGAGAAATACTGTTCTGTTGCCAAAACGGTTGAGCCAACGGCAACAATTAAATACAAAGTTGTCCTGAACAACGAAGCTTTGTAA
- a CDS encoding alpha/beta fold hydrolase: MENIPNPISIQNFTTENGALYRTLPLSFIIAGQPLHSAPIVLVNHALTGNAQVTGENGWWNDLIGEGKTIDTAVYTILAFDIPGNGSNSFLIENYLDFTARDIARIFIEGVKALNIEKLYAIIGGSVGGGIAWEILALAPNITEHLIPIASDWKSTDWLIANCFLQEQILNNSSKPIEDARIHAMLCYRSPESFKEKFQRTINQDLLIFNIESWLAHHGKKLQQRFQLASYKLMNQLLKTIDITRNSESFENLLSQSNASIHIVGINSDLFFTAKENVETYEELKKFKDNVFYSEIDSVHGHDAFLIEYKQLDHLLADIFKAETIKK, encoded by the coding sequence TTGGAAAATATACCAAACCCTATTAGCATACAAAATTTCACCACAGAAAATGGTGCGCTTTATCGTACACTGCCTTTAAGTTTTATTATTGCCGGTCAGCCATTGCATAGTGCGCCTATTGTTTTGGTAAATCATGCCTTGACAGGAAATGCGCAAGTTACTGGCGAAAACGGCTGGTGGAATGACTTAATTGGCGAAGGTAAAACCATTGATACTGCTGTTTACACCATTTTAGCTTTTGATATTCCAGGAAATGGGAGCAATTCTTTCCTAATCGAAAACTATCTAGATTTTACTGCAAGAGACATTGCCAGAATTTTTATCGAAGGAGTAAAAGCTTTAAATATTGAAAAGCTTTATGCCATAATTGGAGGTTCAGTTGGAGGCGGAATTGCTTGGGAAATCTTAGCTTTAGCGCCAAATATCACAGAACATCTTATCCCGATTGCGAGCGACTGGAAATCGACAGACTGGCTGATTGCCAATTGTTTCCTGCAAGAACAAATTCTCAATAATTCTTCAAAACCAATCGAAGATGCGAGAATACACGCCATGTTGTGTTATCGTTCGCCAGAATCATTCAAAGAAAAATTTCAGCGTACCATTAATCAAGACCTTTTGATTTTTAATATCGAAAGCTGGCTGGCGCATCACGGAAAAAAATTGCAGCAAAGATTTCAGTTAGCTTCCTATAAATTAATGAATCAGCTGCTTAAAACAATTGATATTACTAGAAATAGTGAAAGTTTTGAAAACTTATTGTCACAATCAAATGCATCAATTCATATAGTAGGAATTAATTCGGATTTGTTTTTTACAGCAAAAGAAAACGTAGAAACCTATGAAGAATTGAAGAAATTTAAAGACAATGTTTTCTACAGCGAAATTGATTCGGTTCACGGACATGACGCTTTTTTAATCGAGTACAAACAATTAGATCATTTACTTGCCGATATTTTTAAGGCAGAAACAATAAAAAAATAA
- a CDS encoding homoserine dehydrogenase family protein codes for MSKLKINIILFGIGNIGSTLINQIIESQEFFLESKNVDFHFPIITNSTVAFFEKEGVGYSWETNFRQLAVPFKVEDIIEFAKENEFENLIAVDATASDELVKHYNTLIKNGFNIVAVNKKANTLPIDLYKELRSDLKKYDKEFLYETSVDTGIPVLQTLRDLYYSGEKITKIRGVFSDHLSYVFNRFSAEDVSFSSVLKDASLLGLMKSTFKEDLSGNDTARKLLILAREVGKDFDFSDIQIQPFITENHLEKNGILNKEAVDKSFKITKITQAENHVLRYVGEFDFEKNKLEVKLVSEPAHSPIGQLKGSDTIFEIYTQSYAQVPIVIQSAPPCKQAISRGLITDILKVAERIRNREAVWS; via the coding sequence ATGTCAAAGCTTAAAATAAACATTATCCTTTTCGGAATTGGAAATATAGGAAGTACTTTGATTAATCAGATTATCGAAAGTCAGGAGTTTTTTCTTGAAAGTAAAAATGTAGATTTTCATTTTCCTATTATAACTAATTCTACAGTGGCCTTTTTCGAGAAAGAAGGAGTTGGTTATTCTTGGGAAACCAATTTTAGACAATTGGCAGTTCCTTTTAAGGTGGAAGATATTATTGAATTTGCTAAAGAAAATGAATTCGAAAACTTGATTGCTGTAGATGCAACAGCCAGTGATGAATTGGTGAAACATTATAACACGCTCATTAAAAACGGATTTAATATTGTGGCTGTCAATAAAAAAGCAAATACACTGCCGATAGACTTGTACAAAGAGCTCCGATCAGACCTTAAAAAGTATGACAAAGAATTTTTGTATGAAACATCCGTTGATACTGGAATTCCAGTTTTGCAGACTTTAAGAGATTTGTATTATTCGGGAGAAAAAATCACCAAGATTCGAGGCGTATTTTCAGATCATTTAAGTTATGTTTTTAATCGGTTCTCCGCCGAAGATGTTTCATTTTCATCTGTTTTAAAAGATGCAAGTCTTTTAGGATTGATGAAATCAACATTCAAGGAAGATTTATCTGGAAACGACACGGCAAGAAAACTTCTAATATTGGCCAGGGAAGTTGGAAAAGACTTTGACTTCTCCGATATTCAAATACAGCCTTTTATTACAGAAAATCACTTGGAAAAGAATGGAATACTAAATAAAGAGGCCGTTGACAAATCATTTAAAATAACTAAAATAACACAGGCTGAAAATCATGTACTCCGTTATGTGGGCGAATTTGATTTTGAGAAAAACAAGCTCGAGGTTAAATTGGTTTCAGAACCTGCACATTCTCCAATTGGACAATTAAAAGGCTCCGATACGATTTTTGAAATTTATACGCAGTCATACGCACAAGTTCCAATTGTAATCCAAAGTGCACCGCCATGCAAACAGGCAATTTCGAGAGGACTTATAACCGATATTTTGAAAGTTGCCGAAAGAATTAGGAATAGAGAGGCCGTTTGGTCTTAA
- a CDS encoding O-acetylhomoserine aminocarboxypropyltransferase/cysteine synthase family protein produces MSTQKFATNALHAGHDVTKNGSTRAVPIYQTSSYVFNNADHAANLFGLAEAGFIYTRLNNPTNDVLEQRLAALEGGIGAVVTASGASAISTALLTLLKAGDHIVASNSLYGGTYNLLKVTLPRLGITTTFVDPSKPENFTKAAKENTRAFFVESLGNPKLDVLDLKAISVEAKAFKVPFIVDNTVATPYLLNPIKYGADIVIHSLTKYIAGNGTSLGGVIIDAGNFDWANGKFPEFTEPSAGYHGLVYHEALGNAAFIAKARIEGLRDFGAALSPFNAFQIIQGLETLPIRIKKHSENALALAEWLEKQDEVVWVNYPGLKSNKYYDLAKEYLPQGQSGIITFGLKGGFDAAKKVVDDTKIFSLLANIGDTKSLIIHPASTTHQQLTDEEQIETGVSKDLVRLSVGIEDIEDLIADLQTVFASVSLSQYSINKN; encoded by the coding sequence ATGAGTACACAAAAATTTGCAACAAACGCACTACACGCTGGACACGATGTTACTAAAAACGGAAGCACAAGAGCGGTGCCAATTTACCAAACATCATCATACGTATTTAATAATGCAGATCATGCCGCCAATTTATTTGGTCTTGCCGAAGCTGGATTTATTTATACAAGATTAAACAATCCAACAAACGACGTTTTAGAACAGCGTTTAGCCGCGCTTGAAGGAGGAATCGGAGCTGTAGTAACGGCATCTGGAGCATCGGCAATTTCTACTGCATTATTGACTTTGCTAAAAGCGGGAGATCATATAGTTGCATCAAACAGTTTATATGGAGGAACTTATAATCTTCTGAAAGTTACTTTGCCAAGATTAGGAATTACAACAACATTTGTAGATCCTTCAAAACCAGAAAATTTTACCAAAGCGGCAAAAGAAAATACAAGAGCTTTTTTTGTTGAATCTCTTGGAAATCCAAAATTAGATGTACTAGACTTAAAAGCAATTTCGGTAGAAGCCAAAGCATTTAAAGTGCCATTTATAGTAGACAATACAGTTGCGACACCTTACTTATTGAACCCAATTAAATATGGTGCCGATATTGTAATTCACTCCTTAACTAAATATATCGCTGGAAACGGAACTTCTTTAGGAGGCGTTATCATTGATGCTGGAAATTTTGATTGGGCAAACGGAAAATTCCCTGAATTTACCGAGCCATCTGCAGGTTACCACGGATTAGTATATCACGAAGCTTTAGGAAATGCGGCTTTTATTGCAAAAGCACGAATTGAAGGACTGCGTGATTTTGGTGCCGCTTTGAGTCCATTTAATGCTTTTCAGATTATTCAAGGATTAGAAACACTTCCAATCCGAATCAAGAAACATAGTGAGAATGCTTTGGCTTTGGCCGAATGGTTAGAGAAACAAGATGAGGTTGTGTGGGTGAATTATCCAGGTTTAAAATCGAATAAATATTACGATTTAGCCAAGGAATATTTGCCGCAAGGCCAAAGCGGAATCATTACTTTCGGATTAAAAGGTGGTTTTGATGCTGCGAAAAAAGTAGTAGATGATACAAAAATATTCTCTCTACTGGCCAATATTGGAGATACTAAATCGCTGATTATCCACCCGGCAAGTACAACACATCAGCAGTTGACAGATGAAGAACAAATCGAAACAGGAGTTTCAAAAGATTTGGTACGTTTATCTGTGGGAATTGAAGATATTGAAGATTTAATTGCAGATCTGCAAACTGTTTTTGCAAGTGTTTCACTTTCACAATACAGTATAAATAAGAATTAG
- the thrA gene encoding bifunctional aspartate kinase/homoserine dehydrogenase I: MKVLKFGGKSLANGEGLNKVVSIISDKVNQGEKIAVVVSARGNATDELEFILTIAAKNGSYKELLENFKKYQISDYPHVDFSEEFNVLDKLFEGVSLIGDYSKKIKDQILSKGELLSAKLLTAILVEKGIPANFVDSRELLKTDSKFGDAQPLEQLSKKNVVNYFKEHNGETVNIVTGFIGSNNNNDTTTLGRNGSNYTASLIANYLNAEELQNFTHVDGIYTANPDLVADAKKIEYLSFNEANELANFGATILHAKTIIPLLEKNIPLRILNTFNHENRGTLITSDSAKEGIKTLSVLENVSLVNLEGRGLLGKAGVDARIFKVMGDHNISVSIISQGSSERGIGLVVATEKATLAMVELEKEFENDFYSKDVNQITVTDNVSVISIIGQDLSTFHKPYTALIKNKIVPILFNNTVTGKNVSLVVKKEELNKALNVIHGEIFGVSKKINIAIFGHGLVGGTLINQILESAAAIEKRKDIKLNVFAIANSKKLLLNKYGVTANWKNEIETKGESYTIKDIIAYANDHHLENLIAIDNTASATFVENYIPLVESSFDLISSNKVANTLSYGFYKELRKSLTENQKNYLYETNVGAGLPLIDTIKLLHLSGENITKIKGVFSGTLSYLFNNFSAKDAPFSEILQEAIDNGYTEPDPREDLCGNDVGRKLLILARELDLQNEFEEISIQNLIPEHLREGSAADFLTKLKEFDPIYAKIKAEQQPNHVLRYIGELSGDLQNDKGNLEVKLVSVPKDTALGGLKGSDSFFEIYTESYGDRPIVIQGAGAGSAVTARGVFGDILRLSDKG; this comes from the coding sequence ATGAAAGTATTAAAATTTGGAGGTAAATCATTAGCAAACGGAGAAGGACTTAACAAAGTTGTTTCGATCATTTCGGATAAAGTAAATCAAGGTGAAAAAATTGCCGTTGTAGTTTCTGCGCGCGGTAACGCAACAGATGAATTGGAATTTATCTTAACCATTGCTGCAAAAAATGGCAGTTATAAAGAATTATTAGAGAATTTTAAAAAATATCAAATATCAGATTATCCGCATGTAGATTTTTCGGAAGAGTTTAATGTTTTAGATAAACTTTTTGAAGGAGTAAGTCTAATTGGCGATTACAGTAAAAAAATCAAAGATCAGATTCTGTCAAAAGGAGAATTGCTTTCAGCTAAATTATTGACTGCTATTTTAGTAGAAAAAGGGATTCCAGCCAATTTTGTAGATTCAAGAGAATTGCTGAAAACCGATTCTAAATTTGGTGATGCACAACCTTTGGAACAGCTTTCAAAGAAAAACGTAGTCAATTATTTTAAAGAACATAATGGCGAAACGGTTAATATAGTTACAGGCTTCATTGGATCCAACAACAACAACGACACAACTACTTTAGGTAGAAACGGCAGTAACTATACCGCTTCGTTAATCGCAAATTATTTAAATGCCGAAGAACTTCAAAACTTTACACACGTAGACGGAATTTATACTGCAAATCCAGATTTAGTTGCAGATGCTAAGAAAATTGAATATTTGTCTTTTAACGAGGCAAACGAGCTGGCAAATTTTGGAGCAACAATTCTGCACGCCAAAACGATAATTCCGTTATTAGAAAAAAATATTCCGCTTCGTATTTTAAATACTTTCAATCACGAAAACCGAGGTACATTAATTACATCCGATTCTGCGAAAGAAGGGATTAAAACACTTTCTGTTCTGGAAAATGTTTCTCTTGTTAACCTTGAAGGACGAGGATTACTTGGAAAAGCTGGAGTAGATGCTCGTATTTTTAAAGTAATGGGAGATCACAATATCAGTGTAAGTATTATTTCGCAAGGTTCTTCAGAAAGAGGAATTGGGCTTGTTGTAGCGACTGAAAAAGCTACACTTGCAATGGTAGAATTAGAAAAAGAGTTCGAAAACGACTTTTATTCTAAAGATGTAAACCAAATTACAGTGACAGATAATGTATCGGTAATTTCGATTATCGGGCAGGATTTGAGCACTTTTCATAAACCATACACCGCTTTAATCAAAAATAAAATTGTTCCGATTTTGTTTAACAACACTGTAACGGGTAAAAACGTGAGTTTGGTTGTTAAAAAAGAAGAATTAAACAAAGCCTTAAACGTAATTCACGGTGAAATCTTTGGTGTTTCTAAGAAAATCAACATTGCAATTTTCGGTCACGGATTAGTTGGAGGAACTTTAATTAATCAAATTTTAGAATCAGCTGCAGCAATTGAAAAACGAAAAGATATTAAGCTGAATGTTTTTGCTATTGCAAACTCAAAAAAGCTGCTTTTAAATAAATATGGGGTTACTGCAAACTGGAAAAATGAAATTGAAACAAAAGGTGAGTCATACACAATTAAAGATATTATCGCTTATGCAAATGACCATCATTTAGAAAACTTAATAGCAATTGATAATACGGCAAGTGCAACTTTCGTAGAAAATTATATTCCGCTTGTAGAAAGCAGTTTCGATTTGATTTCTTCCAATAAAGTGGCGAATACATTAAGCTATGGTTTTTACAAAGAATTAAGAAAATCTCTAACTGAAAACCAAAAGAATTATTTATACGAAACTAATGTTGGAGCAGGATTACCATTAATTGATACGATTAAATTACTGCATCTTTCAGGTGAAAATATCACAAAAATTAAAGGTGTCTTCTCAGGAACATTGAGTTATTTATTTAACAATTTCTCTGCAAAAGATGCGCCTTTCAGCGAAATTCTGCAGGAAGCAATTGATAATGGATATACAGAACCAGATCCGCGTGAGGATTTATGTGGCAATGATGTGGGTAGAAAATTATTAATTTTAGCTAGAGAATTGGATTTGCAAAATGAATTTGAAGAAATATCAATTCAGAATTTAATTCCAGAACACTTACGTGAAGGAAGCGCTGCTGATTTCCTAACGAAATTAAAAGAATTTGATCCAATTTATGCAAAAATAAAAGCAGAACAGCAGCCAAATCATGTATTAAGATATATCGGCGAATTGTCTGGTGATTTACAAAATGACAAAGGAAATCTTGAAGTAAAATTAGTTTCAGTGCCAAAAGATACTGCATTAGGTGGATTAAAAGGTTCTGATTCTTTCTTCGAAATTTATACAGAATCTTACGGAGATCGCCCAATCGTTATTCAGGGAGCTGGTGCAGGTTCTGCGGTAACGGCAAGAGGAGTATTTGGAGATATTTTGAGATTGTCTGATAAAGGATAA
- a CDS encoding carboxypeptidase-like regulatory domain-containing protein produces MNKLFLFFAFLITSISFSQSIRFDGFIQDEQKNPLEMANIMAVNTATKAMDSYGITNDKGKFQLTLKPNTAYTIKVSYLGMKSKEIAVATKAENMTQTIVLDGAGIELEGVEIVREMPVSIKGDTIVYNADSFKSGTEKKLEDVLKKLPGVEVNADGEIEVEGKKVSKLMVEGKDFFDGDTKLGVKNIPADAIDKIQVLRNYNEVSALKGLENDQDNVAMNIKLKDGKKNFWFGDVTAGIGVGELDSRYIINPKLFYYSPKYSINIITNFNNIGELPLTAQDYFKFTGGFKNMMKKGGSSFNVSSNDLGISLLRNNRAKEIETKFGATNFAYSVNKAWNLSGFGILSTSKTELETKSQTTFLDSGNEDRRDESTSQKNNLGLFKLSSTYKPNDKFQFDYDILTKLTKQEEFSDLFREQIVQNQSTPETIFTTKKQDPTSINQNLSLYYTQSDKNIFAFEMQHLYQDENPFYNANLQTLPFPLSGFVEQDRNDYNQNRFVKTNKLDAKLDYYYMVTPKSNINITLGNTYSYQNFNSHIFQILDNGTRNDLNDPANNNDVDYRFNDAFLGFHYKILTGKFTLTPGVSLHSYQMTNGQLGSDYSQSFTRLLPDFFALYQIKKSETLTYNFSLTNDFTDVNQLAAGYVLSNYSNLFHGNRFLENATSQVHSLRYFKYNMFNFENIFANATYTRKVDAIKTKADFDGINQSSVPYNSNLADETFSGMGAYGRSFLKNYKASINASLNWSKFNNIQNNEVRTTESFVQSYTVRASTNYKNLPNIEFGYNLLVNKYSGSTFYTDKPFAKLDYYFLDSFSFVSEYEFYHYYNGDKTVDNEYDFLSASLIYQKKNSKWEYKISATNLLNTRYLNDDNFTQFSTRVSQYTVQPRYIIFSMKYNL; encoded by the coding sequence ATGAATAAATTATTTCTGTTTTTCGCCTTTTTAATAACCTCGATTTCCTTTTCTCAAAGTATTCGTTTTGATGGTTTTATTCAAGATGAACAAAAAAATCCGTTGGAGATGGCCAATATTATGGCTGTAAATACTGCCACAAAAGCAATGGATTCATACGGAATTACTAACGATAAGGGAAAATTTCAGCTGACATTAAAACCTAATACTGCTTATACAATTAAAGTTAGTTACCTCGGAATGAAATCTAAAGAAATCGCCGTAGCAACTAAAGCTGAAAACATGACCCAGACTATTGTTTTAGATGGAGCTGGAATTGAATTGGAAGGTGTGGAAATTGTGCGCGAAATGCCAGTTTCCATAAAAGGAGATACGATTGTTTATAATGCTGATTCTTTTAAATCTGGAACCGAAAAAAAACTGGAAGATGTCTTGAAAAAACTTCCGGGCGTTGAGGTAAATGCCGACGGAGAAATTGAAGTGGAAGGAAAAAAGGTGAGTAAATTAATGGTCGAAGGAAAAGATTTTTTTGACGGAGATACCAAATTAGGCGTAAAAAATATTCCTGCCGATGCGATTGATAAAATTCAGGTTTTACGAAATTACAATGAAGTCAGCGCATTAAAAGGTCTGGAAAATGATCAAGACAATGTGGCGATGAATATTAAACTAAAAGACGGAAAAAAGAACTTTTGGTTTGGAGATGTTACCGCAGGAATTGGTGTAGGAGAACTAGACAGTCGCTATATAATTAACCCAAAATTATTTTATTACAGTCCGAAATACAGCATCAATATAATTACCAATTTTAATAATATTGGAGAATTACCTTTAACAGCGCAAGATTATTTTAAGTTTACGGGCGGATTTAAAAATATGATGAAAAAAGGCGGCAGTAGTTTCAACGTTTCGTCAAATGATTTAGGAATTTCACTGCTTCGAAATAATCGTGCTAAAGAAATCGAAACAAAATTTGGTGCAACAAACTTTGCTTATTCAGTCAATAAAGCCTGGAATTTAAGCGGTTTCGGAATTCTTTCTACTTCAAAAACAGAATTGGAAACCAAATCGCAGACTACATTTTTAGATTCTGGAAATGAGGACAGAAGAGATGAAAGTACAAGTCAGAAGAATAATTTGGGGCTTTTTAAGTTAAGTTCAACTTACAAGCCAAACGATAAATTTCAATTTGATTATGATATCTTAACCAAGTTGACCAAACAAGAAGAATTTTCAGATTTATTTAGAGAACAGATTGTACAGAACCAATCTACTCCAGAAACTATTTTTACAACAAAAAAGCAAGATCCAACTTCGATTAATCAGAACTTGAGTTTGTATTACACACAAAGCGATAAAAATATTTTTGCTTTTGAAATGCAGCATTTATACCAAGACGAGAATCCTTTTTATAATGCCAATCTGCAGACGCTTCCTTTTCCATTGTCAGGATTTGTTGAACAAGATCGAAATGATTACAATCAAAATCGTTTTGTAAAAACCAATAAACTAGATGCTAAACTGGATTACTATTATATGGTAACGCCAAAAAGCAATATCAATATTACTTTAGGAAATACGTATTCGTATCAAAACTTCAATTCTCATATTTTCCAAATATTGGATAATGGAACACGAAATGATTTGAACGATCCGGCGAATAATAATGATGTAGATTATAGATTTAATGATGCTTTTCTAGGTTTTCATTACAAAATCTTAACTGGAAAATTTACTTTGACACCGGGAGTCAGCCTGCATTCCTATCAAATGACAAACGGACAATTAGGAAGCGATTATTCTCAAAGTTTTACTAGATTACTGCCGGATTTCTTTGCTTTATATCAAATTAAAAAGTCAGAAACATTGACTTATAATTTCTCTTTAACCAATGATTTTACAGATGTTAATCAGTTGGCAGCAGGTTATGTTTTGTCCAATTACAGCAATTTGTTTCATGGAAATCGCTTTTTAGAAAATGCCACTTCGCAAGTGCATTCGCTTCGTTATTTCAAATATAATATGTTCAATTTTGAAAATATTTTTGCCAATGCAACTTATACAAGAAAAGTAGATGCCATTAAAACAAAAGCAGATTTTGATGGAATTAACCAATCTTCGGTTCCATACAATTCAAATTTAGCCGATGAAACTTTTTCTGGAATGGGAGCTTATGGACGTTCCTTTTTAAAAAATTACAAAGCTTCGATAAATGCAAGTTTGAATTGGTCAAAATTCAACAACATTCAAAATAATGAAGTTAGAACAACAGAAAGTTTTGTGCAGAGTTATACTGTAAGGGCTTCAACTAATTATAAAAATCTGCCGAATATCGAATTTGGATATAATCTTTTGGTGAATAAATACAGCGGTTCTACCTTTTATACCGATAAGCCATTTGCCAAATTAGATTACTATTTCTTGGACAGTTTCTCCTTTGTTTCAGAGTATGAATTCTATCATTATTACAATGGAGATAAAACGGTTGACAACGAATATGATTTCTTAAGTGCCAGTTTAATTTATCAAAAGAAAAACAGCAAATGGGAGTATAAAATTTCGGCAACCAACTTGTTAAATACACGATATTTGAACGATGATAATTTTACGCAATTCTCCACAAGAGTTTCTCAATATACCGTACAGCCTCGATATATCATATTTTCTATGAAGTACAATTTATAA
- the metK gene encoding methionine adenosyltransferase, which produces MAYLFTSESVSEGHPDKVADQISDALIDNFLAFDADSKVACETLVTTGQVILAGEVKSNTYLDVQQIAREVIRKIGYTKSEYMFEANSCGILSAIHEQSADINQGVDRAKPEEQGAGDQGMMFGYATNETENFMPLALDLSHKLLQELAILRRENKEITYLRPDAKSQVTLEYSDDNKPTRIDAIVISTQHDDFDEEAAMLAKIKKDIIEILIPRIIAKNPEHAHLFNDKINYHINPTGKFVIGGPHGDTGLTGRKIIVDTYGGKGAHGGGAFSGKDPSKVDRSAAYATRHIAKNLVAAGVADEILVQVSYAIGVAEPMGIFIETYGTSKVNLTNGEIAKKVEAIFDMRPYFIEQRLKLRNPIYSETAAYGHMGRKPETVTKTFSAPGGNEKTVTVELFTWEKLDFVDQVKTAFGL; this is translated from the coding sequence ATGGCTTATTTATTTACGTCAGAATCTGTTAGTGAAGGGCATCCAGACAAAGTTGCAGATCAAATTTCGGATGCTTTAATTGATAACTTTCTGGCATTTGATGCTGACTCAAAAGTAGCTTGTGAAACATTAGTTACTACAGGTCAGGTAATTTTAGCAGGTGAAGTAAAATCGAATACTTATCTTGATGTACAACAAATTGCACGTGAGGTAATCCGTAAAATTGGATATACTAAAAGTGAATATATGTTTGAAGCGAATTCTTGTGGAATTCTTTCTGCAATTCACGAGCAGTCTGCAGATATTAACCAAGGGGTTGACAGAGCTAAGCCAGAAGAGCAAGGTGCAGGAGACCAAGGAATGATGTTTGGTTACGCTACAAACGAAACTGAAAACTTCATGCCATTGGCACTAGATTTATCTCATAAATTATTACAAGAGTTAGCTATTTTAAGACGTGAAAATAAAGAAATCACATATTTACGTCCCGATGCTAAATCTCAGGTAACTTTAGAATACAGCGACGATAATAAACCAACTCGTATTGATGCGATTGTTATCTCAACTCAGCATGACGATTTTGACGAAGAAGCTGCAATGCTTGCTAAAATCAAAAAAGATATTATCGAAATCTTGATTCCACGAATTATCGCTAAAAATCCAGAGCACGCTCATTTATTTAACGATAAAATCAACTACCATATTAACCCAACAGGAAAATTCGTTATTGGAGGACCTCACGGAGATACTGGTTTAACAGGAAGAAAAATTATCGTAGATACTTACGGTGGAAAAGGTGCTCACGGTGGTGGTGCATTCTCTGGAAAAGATCCAAGTAAAGTAGACAGAAGTGCTGCTTATGCAACTCGTCATATCGCTAAAAACTTAGTTGCTGCCGGTGTTGCTGACGAAATCTTAGTTCAGGTTTCTTATGCAATTGGAGTTGCTGAGCCAATGGGAATTTTCATTGAAACTTACGGAACTTCTAAAGTAAACTTAACAAACGGTGAAATCGCTAAAAAAGTAGAAGCTATCTTCGATATGCGTCCTTACTTTATCGAGCAAAGATTAAAATTAAGAAACCCTATCTACAGCGAAACTGCCGCTTACGGACACATGGGACGTAAACCAGAAACTGTAACTAAAACTTTCTCTGCTCCAGGCGGAAACGAAAAAACGGTTACTGTTGAGTTGTTTACATGGGAAAAACTTGATTTTGTTGACCAAGTAAAAACTGCATTTGGATTGTAA